From Candidatus Sphingomonas colombiensis, one genomic window encodes:
- the lexA gene encoding transcriptional repressor LexA, whose translation MLTKKQHELICFIHDRLAESGVSPSFEEMKDALELKSKSGVHRLISALEERGFLRRLPNRARALEVVKMPERIEPRRPATAQPQPARRSMPEPANDVVEIPLHGRIAAGMPIEAFEGSTSLPVPAALLGSGEHFALEVAGDSMVEAGILDGDYALIRRTETARDGEIVVALIDDSEATLKYFRREGAMVRLDPANRSYDPQRYAPAQVRVQGKLAGLLRRYD comes from the coding sequence ATGCTTACGAAGAAGCAGCATGAGCTGATCTGTTTCATCCATGATCGCCTCGCCGAAAGCGGCGTGTCTCCTTCGTTCGAGGAAATGAAGGACGCGCTGGAGCTGAAATCCAAGTCCGGCGTCCATCGGCTGATCAGCGCGTTGGAAGAACGCGGTTTCCTGCGCCGTCTGCCCAATCGCGCGCGCGCGCTGGAAGTGGTGAAGATGCCGGAGCGCATCGAGCCGCGCAGGCCCGCCACCGCGCAACCGCAGCCGGCACGCCGCTCTATGCCGGAACCGGCGAACGACGTGGTCGAAATTCCGCTTCACGGGCGGATCGCCGCCGGCATGCCGATCGAGGCATTCGAGGGATCGACCTCGCTTCCGGTGCCGGCCGCGCTGCTGGGATCCGGCGAGCATTTCGCGCTGGAAGTGGCGGGTGATTCGATGGTCGAGGCGGGAATTCTCGATGGCGATTACGCACTCATCCGCCGCACCGAGACCGCGCGCGACGGCGAGATCGTCGTGGCGCTGATCGACGATAGCGAGGCGACGCTCAAATATTTCCGCCGCGAGGGCGCGATGGTCCGGCTCGACCCGGCCAACCGCAGCTATGATCCGCAGCGCTACGCCCCCGCGCAGGTGCGGGTGCAGGGCAAGCTCGCCGGCCTGCTGCGGCGCTACGACTGA
- a CDS encoding PaaI family thioesterase, which produces MSIFDRFPKPPCAETLGWTLLSADPATGAVRIAFEAHRGFCNPGGNIQGGFLAAMLDDTLGPTVLVKTDGAAYCATIELSTRFLAPARPGRLIGEGRLVQLGKTIAFLEGELRDADGRIIASASASARVVPAAGLART; this is translated from the coding sequence ATGAGTATTTTCGATCGCTTTCCCAAGCCCCCGTGCGCTGAAACACTCGGCTGGACATTGTTGAGCGCCGATCCCGCCACCGGCGCGGTGCGGATCGCGTTCGAGGCGCATCGCGGCTTCTGCAATCCCGGCGGCAATATCCAGGGCGGTTTCCTTGCCGCGATGCTCGATGACACGCTGGGGCCGACCGTTCTCGTGAAAACCGATGGCGCGGCTTATTGCGCGACGATCGAACTCAGCACGCGATTCCTCGCGCCCGCCCGGCCCGGCCGGCTGATCGGTGAAGGCCGGCTGGTGCAACTAGGCAAGACGATCGCGTTTCTCGAAGGCGAATTGCGCGATGCCGATGGGCGGATCATCGCCTCTGCGAGCGCGTCCGCACGCGTGGTGCCGGCTGCCGGGCTAGCGCGAACCTAG
- a CDS encoding ComEC/Rec2 family competence protein codes for MRLQTFAIEQWLEAERDQLVLWLPVFLGAGVILWFALPDPRSWTIAILLAAAIATFAIAFQAGGRLGRCIAVGGFALAAGVALIWWRAERAAAPVLPRATVVRFEARVERAQPLPARALVRLTLAPTRWLDRVPENAPTRIRVNLAEADSPAGIAPGAIVAMRARLMPPAPPAVPGAYDFERAAWFDSLGATGRGLAPVSILSGERNAEALRVRLSRHIHQRVEGSAGGIAAALATGDTSAIADADAEAMRRSGLAHLLAVSGLHVSAAVGIAMLLASRLFALNTRLALSGRVPLLAGAVGALAAIGYTFLTGAQVPTIRSCVAALLVLTAMALGREAVTLRLVATGAFVVLLLWPETLVGPSFQLSFAAVTTIVALHEHPAIRRWFMTREEGWIARLLRNGGSLLLTGLVIEFALMPIAIYHFHRAGIYGAVANIAAIPLTTLVVMPLEALALLFDAVGLGAPLWWLAGKALALLLWIARTTVAAPGSVTALPAMPGGAYALMAAGGLWLALWRTRWRRLGFVPLAIGAGWALATPAPDLLLTGDGRHVAIRTVRGDLAVLRDRTGEYVRGMLAENAGFEDDPLLLSEQPDAQCSRDACVMTRVTGGREWRILATRSGYLPPWEEMVAACRAVDIVISDRRLPRACAPRWLLLDRPTLEKTGGVALSLAVGKIVTVRKLGDRHPWVAAATTVPSRTRRPALRYGDPRAIPVPLTSEPPKRVPLGSR; via the coding sequence ATGCGGCTTCAAACCTTCGCCATTGAACAATGGCTGGAGGCGGAGCGCGATCAGCTCGTGCTGTGGCTGCCGGTGTTTCTTGGCGCGGGCGTTATCCTGTGGTTCGCGTTGCCCGATCCGCGCTCCTGGACGATCGCGATTCTGCTGGCTGCGGCGATCGCCACCTTCGCGATCGCGTTTCAGGCGGGCGGCCGGCTCGGAAGGTGCATCGCTGTCGGCGGTTTTGCGCTCGCGGCGGGAGTCGCGCTGATCTGGTGGCGGGCGGAGCGGGCGGCGGCGCCCGTGTTGCCCCGCGCCACGGTGGTGCGGTTCGAAGCGCGGGTGGAGCGGGCGCAGCCGCTCCCGGCGCGCGCGCTGGTGCGGCTGACGCTCGCGCCGACGCGTTGGCTCGATCGTGTGCCGGAAAATGCGCCGACCCGGATTCGCGTCAATCTGGCCGAGGCCGATTCGCCCGCCGGGATCGCTCCCGGTGCGATCGTCGCGATGCGCGCGCGATTGATGCCGCCCGCGCCACCGGCGGTGCCGGGCGCCTATGATTTCGAACGTGCGGCATGGTTCGACAGTCTGGGTGCGACGGGGCGGGGGCTGGCGCCGGTCTCGATCCTGTCGGGTGAGCGCAATGCGGAGGCGCTGCGCGTGCGCTTGTCGCGCCACATCCATCAACGGGTGGAAGGTAGCGCCGGCGGCATCGCGGCGGCGCTCGCGACCGGCGATACCAGCGCGATCGCCGATGCGGATGCGGAGGCGATGCGCCGATCCGGGCTGGCGCATCTGCTTGCGGTCAGCGGGCTGCATGTCTCCGCGGCGGTGGGAATCGCGATGCTGCTTGCGTCGCGGCTGTTTGCGCTGAACACGCGATTGGCGCTGAGCGGGCGCGTACCATTGTTGGCCGGCGCGGTCGGCGCGCTCGCCGCAATCGGCTACACTTTCCTAACCGGCGCCCAAGTCCCCACGATCCGCAGTTGCGTCGCCGCGCTGCTGGTGTTGACTGCGATGGCGCTGGGGCGTGAGGCGGTGACCTTACGGCTGGTCGCGACCGGCGCCTTCGTCGTCCTCCTGCTGTGGCCCGAAACTCTGGTCGGGCCGAGCTTCCAGCTTTCGTTCGCGGCGGTGACGACGATCGTCGCGTTGCACGAACATCCTGCGATCCGGCGCTGGTTCATGACGCGCGAGGAGGGCTGGATCGCGCGATTGTTGCGCAACGGTGGATCGCTGTTGCTCACCGGGCTGGTGATCGAATTCGCGCTGATGCCTATCGCTATTTATCACTTTCACCGTGCGGGGATTTACGGCGCGGTGGCGAATATCGCCGCGATCCCGCTCACCACGCTCGTCGTCATGCCACTGGAGGCTTTGGCGTTGCTGTTCGATGCGGTTGGGCTGGGCGCGCCGCTGTGGTGGCTGGCCGGCAAGGCGCTCGCGCTGTTGCTTTGGATCGCGCGCACCACCGTCGCCGCACCGGGATCGGTCACCGCGCTGCCCGCCATGCCCGGTGGCGCTTATGCATTGATGGCGGCGGGCGGATTGTGGCTCGCATTGTGGCGGACGCGGTGGCGGCGATTGGGTTTCGTGCCGCTGGCGATCGGTGCTGGCTGGGCGTTGGCAACGCCCGCGCCGGACCTGCTCCTCACTGGCGACGGGCGGCATGTCGCGATCCGCACCGTGCGCGGCGATCTCGCGGTGCTGCGCGATCGCACGGGGGAGTATGTGCGCGGAATGCTCGCGGAAAATGCCGGGTTTGAGGATGATCCGTTGCTCCTTTCGGAGCAGCCCGATGCCCAATGCAGCCGGGACGCGTGCGTGATGACGCGGGTGACGGGTGGTCGAGAGTGGCGAATCCTCGCGACGCGCAGCGGCTATCTGCCGCCATGGGAGGAGATGGTCGCGGCGTGCCGCGCGGTCGATATCGTGATCAGTGACCGCCGCCTGCCGCGCGCCTGTGCCCCTCGCTGGCTGCTGCTCGATCGCCCGACGCTGGAGAAGACCGGCGGTGTCGCATTGAGCCTCGCGGTGGGGAAGATCGTCACGGTACGCAAGCTGGGCGACCGCCACCCATGGGTCGCGGCGGCCACCACCGTGCCATCGCGAACCCGGCGACCTGCGCTTCGATATGGTGATCCTCGCGCAATCCCGGTTCCACTCACCAGCGAGCCCCCAAAGCGCGTACCGCTAGGTTCGCGCTAG
- a CDS encoding citrate synthase — MTENAQLSLAGKTSEYPVLSGSVGPDVMDIRKLYGATGAFTYDPGFTSTASCRSALTYIDGDEGVLLHRGYAIGDLAENSSFMEVAYLMLNGELPKSEELTKFESTITRHTMLHEQLATFYRGFRRDAHPMAVMCGVVGALSAFYHDSTDIHDPQQRMIASHRLIAKMPTIAAMAYKYSVGQPFLYPDNSLSYTGNFLRMTFGVPAEQYEIHPAVEKAMDRIFILHADHEQNASTSTVRLAGSSGANPFACIAAGIACLWGPAHGGANEAALNMLHEIGTPDRIPEFIARAKDKNDPFRLMGFGHRVYKNYDPRATVMQKTVREVFEALNVSDPVFETAMRLEEIALSDDYFVEKKLFPNVDFYSGVILSAIGFPTSMFTALFALARTVGWVAQWNEMITDPDQKIGRPRQLYTGPTQRPYVPAAKR; from the coding sequence ATGACCGAGAATGCCCAGCTTTCCCTCGCTGGAAAGACTTCCGAATATCCCGTCCTGTCCGGCTCGGTCGGTCCGGACGTGATGGACATCCGCAAGCTTTACGGCGCGACGGGTGCGTTCACCTACGATCCCGGCTTCACCTCGACCGCGTCGTGCCGATCGGCGCTGACCTATATCGATGGTGATGAGGGCGTGCTCCTTCACCGTGGCTATGCGATCGGCGATCTCGCGGAAAATTCGAGCTTCATGGAGGTCGCCTACCTCATGCTCAACGGCGAACTGCCGAAGAGCGAGGAACTGACGAAGTTCGAGAGCACGATCACCCGCCACACGATGCTGCACGAGCAGCTGGCGACCTTCTATCGCGGTTTCCGTCGCGATGCGCACCCGATGGCCGTGATGTGCGGCGTGGTCGGCGCGCTTTCGGCCTTCTACCACGATTCGACCGATATCCACGATCCGCAGCAGCGGATGATCGCGTCGCACCGGCTGATCGCAAAGATGCCGACGATCGCGGCGATGGCGTATAAATACAGCGTCGGGCAGCCGTTCCTCTATCCGGACAACTCGCTGAGCTACACCGGCAATTTCCTGCGCATGACGTTCGGCGTGCCGGCCGAGCAATATGAGATCCACCCGGCGGTGGAAAAGGCGATGGACCGGATCTTCATCCTCCACGCCGATCACGAGCAGAACGCATCGACCTCCACCGTGCGTCTCGCCGGTTCGTCGGGCGCCAATCCGTTCGCGTGCATCGCGGCGGGCATCGCCTGCCTGTGGGGCCCGGCGCATGGCGGCGCGAACGAGGCAGCGCTCAACATGCTGCATGAGATCGGCACGCCGGATCGCATTCCGGAGTTCATCGCCCGCGCGAAGGACAAGAACGATCCGTTCCGCCTGATGGGCTTCGGCCACCGCGTCTATAAGAACTACGATCCCCGCGCGACCGTGATGCAGAAGACGGTGCGTGAGGTGTTCGAGGCGCTGAACGTCAGCGATCCCGTGTTCGAAACCGCGATGCGGCTCGAGGAAATCGCGCTGAGCGACGATTATTTCGTCGAGAAGAAGCTGTTCCCGAACGTCGATTTCTATTCCGGCGTGATCCTGTCGGCGATCGGCTTCCCGACATCGATGTTCACCGCGCTGTTCGCACTCGCCCGCACCGTCGGCTGGGTGGCGCAGTGGAACGAGATGATCACGGACCCCGATCAGAAGATCGGCCGCCCGCGCCAGCTCTACACCGGCCCGACCCAGCGGCCGTACGTGCCGGCGGCGAAGCGCTGA
- a CDS encoding HAMP domain-containing sensor histidine kinase: MSEGMALTARLDHADRLVSADADFTMLNDRAGGAVGELLAVPQLATVVRLARRLRILVQRTVVIADADVDLECWVRAVPTADGVTLSVAPMRERPAWRSAVAATQLAPPPAGADWVWEIDAALRIAHLPVDAGTAHGLDPSALIGKPLTELFTLLPDAGGGMTLLEAMAAQRDFDGQAATIRGSAERVTLAGTARRNAMGVFAGFVGGVFLPVKKVEDAGPAPVEAFNTRLDGILRGPLGRIIANADSINAATDGPIDPHYVDYAADIASAGRHLMGLVDDLADLEAIERDDFRIEFETVDLADVLRRAAGLFAVRAADAGVTIDIGGADEPLAGIGEFRRILQILVNLIGNALRYSPRGGAVWLRVQRDGAQVVAIVADQGNGIAPEDQARIFAKFARVDPREPGGSGLGLYISRRLARAMGGDITVDSAAGEGARFVLTLPAA, translated from the coding sequence ATGAGCGAAGGCATGGCGCTGACCGCGCGATTGGATCACGCGGACCGGCTGGTATCGGCCGATGCGGATTTCACGATGCTCAACGATCGCGCGGGCGGCGCGGTGGGCGAATTGCTTGCCGTGCCGCAACTCGCGACGGTGGTGCGGCTGGCGCGGCGGTTGCGCATCCTCGTCCAGCGGACGGTGGTGATCGCGGATGCGGACGTCGATCTGGAATGCTGGGTGCGCGCGGTGCCGACCGCCGATGGCGTCACGCTTTCGGTGGCGCCGATGCGAGAGCGCCCCGCGTGGCGCAGCGCGGTGGCCGCGACGCAACTCGCCCCGCCGCCTGCCGGGGCGGATTGGGTGTGGGAAATCGACGCGGCGCTGCGCATCGCGCATCTGCCGGTCGACGCGGGCACGGCACATGGCCTCGATCCGTCCGCGCTGATCGGCAAGCCGCTGACCGAATTGTTCACGCTGCTGCCCGATGCCGGTGGCGGGATGACGCTGCTGGAGGCCATGGCGGCGCAGCGCGATTTCGACGGCCAAGCGGCGACGATTCGCGGCTCGGCGGAACGCGTGACGCTCGCGGGCACCGCGCGGCGCAACGCAATGGGTGTGTTCGCCGGCTTTGTCGGCGGGGTATTCCTGCCCGTGAAAAAGGTTGAAGACGCCGGGCCGGCGCCGGTGGAGGCGTTCAACACCCGGCTCGACGGCATCCTGCGCGGCCCGCTCGGCCGGATCATCGCCAATGCCGATAGCATCAACGCCGCGACCGACGGCCCGATCGACCCGCATTACGTTGATTATGCAGCGGATATCGCCAGCGCGGGCCGCCACCTGATGGGGCTGGTCGACGATCTCGCCGATCTCGAAGCGATCGAGCGCGACGATTTCCGCATCGAGTTCGAGACGGTCGATCTCGCCGATGTGCTGCGTCGCGCGGCGGGGTTGTTCGCGGTGCGGGCAGCGGATGCCGGGGTGACGATCGACATTGGCGGCGCGGATGAGCCGCTCGCCGGGATCGGCGAGTTCCGCCGCATCCTGCAGATTTTGGTCAATCTGATCGGCAATGCGCTGCGCTATTCCCCGCGCGGCGGCGCTGTGTGGCTGCGCGTCCAGCGTGATGGCGCGCAGGTGGTGGCGATCGTCGCCGATCAGGGCAACGGGATCGCGCCGGAGGATCAGGCGCGCATCTTCGCGAAGTTCGCCCGCGTCGATCCGCGTGAGCCCGGCGGTAGCGGGCTGGGTCTTTATATCTCGCGCCGGCTCGCCCGCGCGATGGGCGGGGATATAACGGTTGACAGCGCGGCGGGCGAGGGCGCGCGCTTCGTGCTGACGCTACCGGCGGCCTAA
- a CDS encoding DUF2336 domain-containing protein, translating into MPVDQDDPLHAIAPDAAPIFARAARADARAERRLNAAIDDFFLAAHDRLDDRTRAALHSAIGAMLEGIERELAAHATRLLTRGAGGIVSADPAETLRRLVDAGLLRDPDLMAELIGQIRLALLGRALVANREPGTPAMLLPRLAQGDDAVTAAAARDYILADGRRDTSVGLPPDLHRRVVWWIAAALREVRPGNADQALVDAAVRSIDAHDEGARLDPIALRLAAAIDARADELPALLIEALGDGRAELAAALIAYIQRIDLREARTLLLDPDGDRLWLVLRAHGFARDALARVALLLADADPRRDIEAFADLLDTIAAIPVAAAREALAPLSLHADFRRAIRALERSRRA; encoded by the coding sequence ATGCCGGTCGATCAGGACGACCCCTTGCACGCGATCGCTCCAGACGCCGCGCCGATTTTCGCGCGTGCGGCGCGGGCAGACGCGCGCGCGGAACGGCGGCTGAATGCCGCGATCGACGACTTTTTTCTGGCGGCGCACGATCGGCTGGACGATCGCACCCGCGCCGCGCTCCACAGCGCGATCGGCGCGATGCTTGAAGGCATAGAGCGCGAGCTCGCCGCCCATGCCACCCGCCTGCTGACGCGCGGGGCCGGCGGGATCGTGTCCGCCGATCCGGCGGAAACGCTGCGGCGGCTGGTCGATGCGGGATTGTTGCGCGATCCGGATCTGATGGCGGAGCTGATCGGGCAGATCCGGCTGGCGCTGCTCGGGCGGGCGCTTGTCGCGAATCGGGAGCCGGGTACGCCCGCGATGTTGCTGCCGCGGCTCGCGCAGGGCGATGATGCCGTAACCGCGGCGGCCGCGCGCGACTATATTCTGGCGGATGGGCGGCGCGACACCAGTGTCGGCTTGCCGCCCGATCTGCATCGCCGTGTCGTGTGGTGGATCGCCGCCGCGCTGCGTGAGGTTCGTCCGGGCAACGCCGATCAGGCGCTGGTCGACGCGGCCGTGCGCAGTATCGATGCGCATGATGAGGGCGCGCGGCTCGATCCGATCGCGCTTAGGCTTGCCGCTGCGATCGACGCGCGGGCTGATGAGCTTCCCGCGTTGCTGATCGAGGCGCTGGGCGATGGCCGCGCTGAGCTTGCCGCCGCATTGATCGCCTATATCCAGCGGATCGATCTGCGAGAGGCGCGCACGCTGCTGCTCGATCCCGATGGCGATCGGTTGTGGCTGGTGCTGCGTGCGCATGGATTCGCGCGTGACGCGCTGGCGCGGGTGGCGCTGCTGCTGGCCGATGCCGATCCGCGCCGCGATATCGAAGCGTTCGCCGATCTGCTCGATACGATCGCGGCGATCCCGGTGGCCGCCGCGCGTGAGGCGCTCGCGCCGCTTTCGCTCCACGCCGATTTCCGTCGCGCGATCCGCGCGCTCGAACGATCGCGCCGGGCATGA
- a CDS encoding DUF1467 family protein → MRWTSMLAIYVLFWAFSVFLVLPFGVRTADEARVERVPGQAESAPHDFRVGRTAFRVTIVATVLFLLFLANYQFGWVTTDMLDVLDIANGL, encoded by the coding sequence ATGCGCTGGACGTCGATGCTGGCGATCTATGTCCTGTTCTGGGCATTTTCGGTGTTTCTGGTGTTGCCGTTCGGCGTCCGCACCGCCGATGAGGCGAGGGTGGAGCGGGTGCCGGGGCAGGCGGAGAGCGCTCCGCATGATTTCCGCGTCGGGCGCACCGCGTTTCGCGTGACCATCGTCGCGACAGTGCTGTTTCTGCTGTTCCTCGCCAATTACCAGTTCGGCTGGGTCACCACCGACATGCTCGATGTTCTGGATATCGCCAACGGCCTGTAA
- a CDS encoding ribonuclease J, which produces MTPRNELLFCALGGSGEIGMNVNLYGTQGKWLMVDMGVTFADHSYPGIDLVLPDLSFIEERREELAGIVLTHGHEDHIGALPYLAQDLGVPLYATPFTAGLIHGKLEEERIADRVDLRVIQPRERFAVGPFDIRFVPLAHSIPEASALEISTPHARVFHTGDWKLDPSPVIGKPATEQELRDIGDAGIDVLVCDSTNVFNAEASGSESSVQRGLAEAVAKARGRVLVTSFASNAARLATLGRVAKETGRKLCVTGRSLDRIIRVAKSCGYLRDFPETIDPDTAMRLPRNSVLIVATGGQGEARAALSRVAEGSHPISLDAGDTVIFSSKQIPGNEVAIGRIQNILAGRGVEMVTEKQAHVHVSGHPGRPELAAMYDWVRPSLLVPVHGEMRHLMEHARFGLSQGVPRALVQTDGDLVRLAPGAPEKLGHVPVGRLVLDGDVILPADGVTINERRKLGINGQMSVAVAVTREGRLAGAPQVRLQGVPVEEERDPFVAEAEEAAAEAVRSSSGNAARLREDVRLAVRRVATRWTGKKPIVDVLIVEV; this is translated from the coding sequence ATGACTCCCCGTAACGAACTTCTCTTTTGCGCGCTCGGCGGATCGGGCGAAATCGGCATGAACGTCAACCTATATGGCACCCAGGGCAAATGGCTGATGGTGGATATGGGCGTGACGTTCGCCGACCACAGCTATCCCGGCATCGATCTCGTGCTGCCGGACCTTTCGTTCATCGAGGAGCGCCGCGAGGAACTGGCCGGGATCGTTCTGACCCACGGGCATGAGGATCATATCGGCGCGCTTCCCTATCTGGCGCAGGATTTGGGCGTGCCGCTGTATGCGACGCCGTTCACCGCCGGGCTGATCCACGGCAAGCTGGAGGAGGAGCGGATCGCCGATCGGGTCGATCTGCGCGTGATCCAGCCGCGCGAGCGGTTCGCGGTCGGGCCGTTCGACATTCGTTTCGTGCCGCTGGCGCATTCGATCCCCGAAGCGAGCGCGCTGGAGATCAGCACGCCCCATGCCCGCGTTTTCCATACCGGCGATTGGAAGCTCGATCCGAGCCCGGTGATCGGCAAGCCCGCGACCGAGCAGGAATTGCGCGACATCGGCGATGCCGGGATCGATGTGCTGGTGTGCGATTCGACCAATGTTTTCAATGCGGAGGCTTCCGGCTCCGAAAGCTCTGTGCAGCGCGGGCTGGCTGAGGCGGTCGCAAAGGCGCGCGGGCGCGTGCTGGTGACGAGCTTCGCCTCGAATGCCGCGCGTCTGGCCACGCTGGGCCGGGTGGCGAAGGAGACCGGGCGGAAGCTTTGCGTCACCGGGCGCTCGCTCGATCGGATCATCCGTGTCGCCAAATCATGCGGCTATCTGCGCGATTTTCCCGAAACGATCGATCCCGATACGGCGATGCGGCTGCCGCGCAACAGCGTGCTGATCGTCGCGACGGGCGGGCAGGGTGAGGCGCGCGCCGCGCTTTCGCGCGTGGCCGAGGGATCGCATCCGATCTCGCTCGATGCCGGTGACACGGTGATCTTCTCGTCGAAGCAGATCCCCGGCAACGAAGTCGCGATCGGCCGTATCCAGAATATCCTCGCCGGGCGCGGGGTGGAAATGGTGACCGAGAAGCAGGCGCACGTCCACGTCTCCGGCCATCCCGGCCGCCCCGAGCTGGCGGCGATGTATGACTGGGTTCGCCCGAGCCTGCTGGTGCCGGTGCACGGCGAGATGCGGCATCTGATGGAACATGCCCGTTTCGGTCTGTCGCAGGGCGTGCCTCGCGCGCTGGTGCAGACCGATGGCGATCTGGTGCGGCTGGCGCCCGGCGCGCCGGAAAAGCTCGGCCACGTTCCGGTCGGGCGGCTGGTGCTCGACGGCGATGTGATCCTGCCGGCGGATGGCGTGACGATCAACGAGCGCCGTAAGCTTGGTATCAACGGCCAGATGTCGGTCGCGGTCGCGGTGACGCGTGAGGGGCGGCTTGCCGGTGCGCCGCAGGTGCGTTTGCAGGGCGTGCCGGTCGAGGAAGAGCGCGATCCGTTCGTTGCCGAGGCTGAGGAGGCCGCCGCCGAGGCGGTGCGTAGCTCCAGCGGCAATGCCGCACGGCTGCGCGAGGATGTGCGGCTCGCGGTGCGCCGTGTCGCGACGCGCTGGACGGGCAAGAAGCCGATCGTCGATGTGCTGATCGTGGAGGTCTGA
- a CDS encoding type III pantothenate kinase, with product MLLAIDAGNTNIVFALLDERTIKARWRIATDPRRTADEYAVWLNQLLILEGFDRAMIDAVIISTVVPRALHNLQVLASKYFGQDALIAGRPPVDWGIAIDVDEPQSLGADRAVNTIAAHELHDGDLIVIDFGTATTFDHSDYTGAYKGGIIAPGINLSLDALFNAAAKLPRIAIEAPRADLGVIGRNTVDQMNIGIYWGYISMIEGLVARMKAEVGRPVKVVATGGLATLFEQHTNVFDVIEPDLTIQGLAIMWERAHTN from the coding sequence ATGCTGCTGGCGATCGATGCCGGAAACACCAACATCGTCTTCGCGTTGCTTGACGAGCGCACGATCAAGGCGCGCTGGCGCATCGCCACCGATCCGCGCCGGACGGCCGACGAATATGCGGTGTGGCTCAATCAGCTGCTGATCCTGGAGGGCTTTGACCGCGCGATGATCGACGCGGTGATCATCTCGACCGTCGTGCCGCGCGCGCTTCACAATCTTCAGGTGCTGGCGAGCAAATATTTCGGGCAGGACGCGTTGATCGCCGGTCGTCCCCCGGTCGATTGGGGTATCGCGATAGATGTTGACGAGCCGCAATCGCTGGGTGCCGATCGCGCGGTGAATACCATCGCGGCGCATGAGCTGCATGATGGCGACCTGATCGTGATCGATTTCGGCACCGCCACCACCTTCGATCACTCGGATTATACCGGCGCCTATAAGGGCGGGATCATCGCGCCCGGCATCAATCTGTCGCTCGATGCCCTGTTCAACGCCGCGGCCAAGCTGCCGCGCATCGCGATCGAGGCGCCGCGCGCAGATCTTGGCGTGATTGGCCGCAACACCGTCGATCAGATGAACATCGGCATCTATTGGGGCTATATCTCGATGATCGAGGGCCTCGTCGCGCGGATGAAGGCGGAAGTCGGGCGGCCGGTGAAGGTCGTGGCGACCGGCGGCCTCGCCACCTTGTTCGAGCAACACACCAACGTGTTCGACGTGATCGAGCCGGATCTGACCATTCAGGGGCTGGCGATCATGTGGGAACGCGCCCATACCAATTAA
- a CDS encoding biotin--[acetyl-CoA-carboxylase] ligase yields MITVAETGSTNADLLELAAGGAEDGLWLRAERQLAGRGRQGRPWASPEGNLYASTLVRLRPGDPSAASLALVAAVALEEVVARLVPRGTMLKWPNDLLVSGAKLSGILLERVGDNVVIGIGVNVAHHPDLADRRATSIAEQGAAITPAALLDRLAEMLAAWIGIWRGQGLSPIVARWIERAHPVGTPLTARLADGTALDGNFETMAQDGALVLRLADGSTRVIHAGDVFLV; encoded by the coding sequence ATCATCACCGTCGCGGAGACGGGGTCGACCAACGCCGATCTCCTCGAGCTCGCCGCTGGCGGTGCGGAGGATGGCCTGTGGCTTCGCGCCGAACGGCAGCTTGCCGGGCGCGGTAGGCAGGGGCGGCCCTGGGCTTCGCCGGAGGGCAATCTCTACGCGAGCACGCTCGTGCGGCTGCGTCCGGGCGATCCGTCCGCCGCATCGCTGGCGCTGGTCGCGGCGGTCGCGCTGGAGGAGGTCGTCGCGCGGCTCGTTCCGCGTGGGACGATGCTGAAATGGCCGAACGACCTGCTCGTCTCAGGGGCCAAGCTCTCCGGCATTCTGCTGGAGCGGGTTGGTGACAATGTCGTGATCGGCATCGGCGTGAACGTCGCCCATCATCCCGATCTCGCCGACCGGCGCGCCACCAGCATTGCGGAACAGGGGGCCGCGATCACGCCGGCCGCGCTGCTCGATCGGCTGGCCGAGATGCTGGCGGCATGGATCGGCATCTGGCGCGGGCAGGGCCTGTCGCCGATCGTCGCGCGCTGGATCGAGCGCGCGCATCCCGTCGGGACGCCGCTCACCGCGCGCCTCGCAGATGGCACCGCGCTCGATGGTAACTTCGAAACAATGGCGCAGGACGGTGCATTGGTGCTGCGCTTGGCGGACGGCTCGACCCGTGTCATCCACGCGGGCGACGTGTTTCTGGTCTGA